A genomic window from Pseudocitrobacter corydidari includes:
- a CDS encoding Rpn family recombination-promoting nuclease/putative transposase has protein sequence MAKNSSTTPHDTVFKQFLHQPDTARDFLDIHLPAPLRKLCDLTTLKLESESFIEENLHKCYSDVLWSVQTQDGQGYIYVVIEHQSTPDELMAFRLLRYTVSAIQRHLEAGHKTLPLVVPMLFYHGEKSPYPYPMCWLDLFPQPDVAKALYTTDFPLVDITVTDDDKIMQHRRIALLELIQKHIRQRDLTVLVEQLVALLALGYTSDAQVKTLFNYIFQYGGAARASAFFREMAERSPKHKEELMTLAEKLHEAGKVEGLQIGRQEGRQEGRRAEALRIARSMLENGLDSVAVTTITGLTAEDLQTLTH, from the coding sequence ATGGCAAAAAATTCCAGCACAACGCCGCATGACACGGTGTTTAAACAGTTTCTTCATCAGCCTGATACCGCACGGGATTTCCTCGATATTCATCTACCCGCGCCATTACGCAAGCTATGCGACCTGACTACGCTCAAACTGGAATCCGAGAGTTTTATCGAAGAGAATTTACATAAGTGCTACTCCGACGTGTTGTGGTCAGTGCAAACTCAGGATGGGCAGGGGTACATTTATGTCGTCATTGAACATCAAAGCACACCCGATGAGCTGATGGCATTTCGCTTATTGCGTTACACGGTTTCCGCGATACAGCGGCATCTTGAAGCCGGGCATAAAACCCTACCGCTGGTGGTGCCGATGCTCTTTTACCATGGCGAGAAAAGTCCGTATCCGTACCCCATGTGCTGGCTGGATCTCTTCCCGCAGCCAGACGTGGCGAAGGCGCTCTATACCACTGATTTTCCGCTGGTTGATATCACCGTCACCGACGATGACAAGATCATGCAGCACCGCCGTATCGCCTTGCTGGAACTGATACAGAAGCATATTCGCCAGCGGGATCTCACTGTGCTGGTGGAGCAACTGGTTGCCCTTCTGGCATTGGGATACACTAGCGACGCTCAGGTGAAAACGCTGTTTAACTATATTTTCCAGTACGGCGGAGCGGCACGCGCCAGCGCATTTTTTCGCGAAATGGCGGAGCGCTCGCCAAAGCATAAGGAGGAGCTGATGACGCTTGCTGAGAAGTTACACGAAGCGGGAAAAGTTGAGGGTTTGCAGATAGGGCGACAAGAGGGCCGACAGGAAGGTCGCCGGGCTGAAGCGCTAAGAATTGCCCGTTCGATGCTGGAAAACGGGCTTGATAGTGTAGCGGTGACAACGATTACCGGCTTAACAGCCGAAGACTTACAGACTCTCACGCATTAA
- a CDS encoding DUF445 domain-containing protein: MLTPMEKLTSLKRAKLLALSLLLIAAAIFVTTLMLPPAPWVSALKAISEAAMVGALADWFAVVALFRRVPLPFIAQHTAIIPRNKDRIGDNLGQFVQEKFLDTPSLVALIRRHEPALLIGNWFSQPENAARVGQNLVKVMSGFIELTDDSRVQGLLKRAVHKAIDKVDLTQTSAVILESMTKDNRHQKLLDSLVAQLIALLRKESTRDVIAQMIVHWMEQEHPIKARLLPTEWLGDQGADLVADAVDSVLDDITENRHHQIRQAFDRVIFRFIENLNTSPEMEAKAENIKSYLKNDEAFNRYLGQIWADYRQWIKDDMASDDSRVKTRIAEAGQWFGETLMHDAALRESLNNHLEQAAMRVAPEFSAFLTRHISDTVKSWDARDMSRQIELNIGKDLQFIRINGTLVGGTIGLVLWLLSQIPALI, translated from the coding sequence ATGCTTACCCCTATGGAAAAACTCACTTCGCTTAAACGCGCCAAGCTGTTGGCGCTGTCGCTGCTGCTGATTGCCGCAGCCATTTTTGTTACCACGTTGATGCTGCCGCCTGCGCCGTGGGTCAGCGCGCTGAAGGCTATCTCCGAAGCGGCGATGGTCGGCGCGCTGGCGGACTGGTTCGCGGTAGTGGCGCTGTTTCGTCGCGTACCGCTGCCGTTTATTGCGCAGCATACGGCGATTATCCCGCGCAATAAGGACCGAATCGGCGACAATCTTGGCCAGTTCGTGCAGGAGAAATTCCTCGATACGCCATCGCTGGTTGCGCTGATTCGCCGTCACGAACCTGCGCTACTCATTGGCAACTGGTTCAGTCAGCCGGAGAACGCCGCGCGCGTGGGGCAGAATCTGGTGAAGGTGATGAGCGGTTTTATTGAGCTCACTGATGATTCACGCGTGCAGGGGCTGCTGAAACGCGCGGTGCATAAGGCGATTGATAAGGTCGATCTCACCCAGACCAGCGCGGTGATCCTCGAGAGTATGACCAAAGATAATCGCCATCAGAAGCTGCTCGATTCTCTGGTGGCGCAGTTAATTGCGCTGCTGCGTAAGGAGAGCACGCGCGATGTGATAGCACAGATGATCGTACACTGGATGGAGCAGGAGCATCCGATCAAAGCGCGGCTGCTGCCGACGGAGTGGCTGGGCGATCAGGGGGCAGATCTGGTTGCCGATGCGGTGGACTCGGTGCTCGACGATATCACCGAGAATCGTCATCATCAGATCCGCCAGGCGTTTGATCGGGTGATTTTCCGCTTTATTGAGAACCTGAATACATCGCCGGAGATGGAAGCCAAAGCCGAGAATATCAAAAGCTATCTGAAAAATGATGAAGCGTTTAACCGCTATCTGGGGCAGATTTGGGCCGATTATCGCCAGTGGATCAAAGATGATATGGCCTCTGACGATTCGCGGGTGAAAACGCGGATCGCCGAAGCCGGGCAGTGGTTTGGCGAGACGTTGATGCATGACGCCGCACTGCGTGAGTCGCTCAATAACCATCTGGAACAGGCCGCGATGCGCGTGGCGCCGGAGTTCTCTGCTTTCCTTACCCGCCATATCAGCGACACGGTGAAGAGCTGGGACGCGCGCGATATGTCGCGGCAGATCGAACTTAATATCGGCAAGGATTTGCAGTTTATTCGTATCAACGGCACGCTGGTCGGCGGGACGATCGGGCTGGTATTGTGGCTGTTGTCACAAATACCGGCGCTGATTTAG
- a CDS encoding glycoside hydrolase family 88/105 protein, which translates to MRHAELHQTLEQVVQGFCRLKNIGEVSSGEGFAINFEEWEWEVGVGLYGFWQYALSQNDAGLQQSILAWYEGQLAKGLPAVQINTTAPMIALSLVAGHTGREDLLKVVNDWADSLLQTLPKTEEGGFQHVVKEQPNTGHLWDDTLFMTCLFLGSAGVVLKRKDLIDEASYQFLLHTRYLSEPASGLWYHGWTFIGQHHFSGAFWARGNAWITVAIPEFIALLGDSLDASVKRYLSQVVARQVKTLCQMQAENGMWHTLVDDPLSPQESSATAGIAYGMLRGVRMGILDADVAGSALRAWDALRNRIDDRGIVLEASKGTMVGPDLQYYCDIEMAPVPYAQALMMLLLLELQQGEWLA; encoded by the coding sequence ATGCGCCACGCTGAATTACATCAAACTCTGGAACAGGTTGTGCAGGGATTCTGCCGCCTGAAAAATATCGGCGAAGTGAGCAGCGGCGAAGGGTTTGCCATCAACTTCGAAGAGTGGGAATGGGAAGTGGGCGTCGGGCTGTATGGCTTCTGGCAGTATGCGTTATCGCAGAATGATGCCGGGTTGCAGCAGTCGATTCTGGCCTGGTATGAAGGACAACTGGCGAAGGGCCTGCCTGCGGTACAAATCAACACCACCGCGCCGATGATCGCGCTCTCGCTGGTGGCCGGGCACACGGGGCGCGAAGATCTGCTGAAGGTCGTGAACGACTGGGCGGATTCTCTGCTGCAAACGCTGCCAAAAACGGAGGAGGGCGGTTTTCAGCACGTCGTCAAAGAGCAGCCGAACACGGGGCATTTGTGGGATGACACGCTGTTTATGACCTGCCTGTTCCTCGGCTCGGCGGGCGTGGTCCTTAAGCGTAAAGACCTGATTGACGAGGCGTCGTATCAGTTTTTACTGCATACCCGCTATCTCAGCGAACCGGCCAGCGGCCTGTGGTATCACGGCTGGACATTCATCGGCCAGCATCACTTCTCGGGCGCGTTCTGGGCGCGGGGTAATGCGTGGATCACCGTCGCCATCCCGGAATTTATCGCTCTGCTCGGCGACAGCCTGGACGCCAGCGTGAAGCGCTATCTCTCGCAGGTTGTGGCGCGGCAGGTGAAAACCCTGTGCCAGATGCAGGCTGAAAACGGTATGTGGCACACGCTGGTGGACGATCCGCTCTCGCCGCAGGAATCGTCCGCCACGGCGGGGATCGCCTATGGCATGCTACGCGGCGTGCGGATGGGGATTCTGGACGCTGACGTTGCCGGTTCGGCGCTGCGGGCATGGGACGCGTTGCGCAATCGCATTGATGACCGCGGGATCGTGCTGGAAGCCTCTAAGGGAACGATGGTAGGGCCGGATCTGCAATATTACTGTGATATCGAAATGGCCCCGGTACCGTACGCGCAGGCGCTGATGATGCTGCTGTTGCTGGAGTTGCAGCAGGGGGAGTGGCTGGCGTAA
- a CDS encoding DUF2955 domain-containing protein: protein MSIKTLAQVFTPHGNIVYTANDFRQTLRTVFTGMTALSISTFFDTQYGVFFVVFPILLVSLVPVFNGHIARQFLLSAVLNCIEMVIIVGYLIEWPLIMTIVVFGMYVMRFRFMSKGPLFLFGSMGVVCQSVMLNFMSYPTTNWHTLLFSNMEASVMAVALSALFHYLIPDVEPRKPPPLIEKDAARVRHESLLSGTVATMLFIVFQISDLQDSLSALMAGILILFPMHYRGSVVSSLWRVVGVVLSCLYILVVQLILYDHSSHMILMMPLIGLGLAFSARMHVMEKVGAGVGFASITTIGIMFGQNLQPDQDLVFSDMYRVTSVTVSLLGTLTMVFLVHRILNCFQATRFIVK, encoded by the coding sequence ATGTCTATTAAAACACTCGCTCAGGTCTTCACGCCGCACGGCAATATCGTCTACACGGCGAATGATTTTCGCCAGACGCTGCGCACCGTGTTCACCGGTATGACGGCGCTGAGCATCTCCACGTTCTTCGATACTCAGTATGGCGTGTTCTTTGTCGTCTTCCCCATTCTGCTGGTGTCGCTTGTTCCGGTCTTCAACGGCCATATCGCACGGCAGTTTTTGCTCAGTGCGGTGCTGAACTGCATCGAAATGGTGATTATCGTCGGCTATCTGATTGAATGGCCGCTGATCATGACGATTGTCGTTTTCGGCATGTATGTGATGCGTTTCCGTTTTATGAGCAAGGGGCCGCTGTTCCTGTTCGGCTCGATGGGCGTGGTGTGTCAGAGCGTAATGCTGAATTTTATGAGCTACCCGACCACCAACTGGCATACGTTGCTGTTCTCCAATATGGAAGCCAGCGTCATGGCGGTAGCGCTAAGCGCTTTGTTCCACTATCTCATTCCCGATGTTGAACCACGTAAGCCGCCGCCGCTGATCGAAAAAGACGCCGCGCGCGTACGTCATGAATCGCTACTGTCGGGCACGGTGGCAACGATGCTGTTTATCGTCTTTCAGATAAGCGATTTACAGGATTCATTGTCGGCGTTGATGGCGGGGATCTTAATTCTCTTCCCGATGCACTATCGCGGATCGGTGGTCAGTTCCCTGTGGCGCGTGGTCGGTGTGGTGCTTTCGTGTCTGTATATTCTGGTGGTGCAGCTGATTTTGTACGATCACAGCAGCCACATGATTCTGATGATGCCGCTGATTGGGCTGGGCCTGGCATTCAGCGCGCGAATGCACGTGATGGAAAAAGTGGGCGCTGGCGTCGGTTTTGCCAGTATTACCACCATCGGCATTATGTTCGGCCAGAACCTTCAGCCGGACCAGGATCTGGTCTTCAGTGACATGTACCGCGTGACGTCTGTTACCGTTTCGTTATTAGGAACGCTCACCATGGTGTTTCTGGTGCACCGAATTTTGAACTGCTTCCAGGCAACGCGTTTTATTGTGAAGTAG
- a CDS encoding HlyD family secretion protein — protein MMTPEQKFARWVRVSIASFLLMFVYFIIADIWIPLTPDSTVMRVVTPVSSRVSGYVAQVYVHNNSQVKKGDLLYELDPTPFVNKVEAAQIALEQAKLSNQQLDAQIVAAQANLKTAQFTARNDRVTYERYQRLSTMQNVSQSDLDKVRTTWQTSEQSVSALNASIHNLQIQRGERDNHRNVTIQKYQNALEEAQLNLGWTKIRAEEDGTVSNLQLSPGLYASAGTAVMAVVNEHTDIVADFREKSLRHTKTGTDAAVVFDALPGKVFSAKVTSSDAGILAGQEAVNGQLSQPDTSTRWVRDAQRMRIHVALDEPLEQTLPTGARATVQLYNSDGPFARFFSGAQIHLVSLLHYVY, from the coding sequence ATGATGACGCCAGAACAGAAATTTGCCCGCTGGGTAAGGGTCAGTATTGCCTCTTTCCTGCTTATGTTTGTCTATTTTATCATCGCCGATATCTGGATCCCGCTCACGCCGGATTCCACGGTGATGCGCGTAGTGACGCCCGTTTCATCACGCGTTTCTGGCTATGTTGCGCAGGTGTATGTGCACAACAACAGCCAGGTGAAGAAGGGCGACCTGCTGTATGAGCTCGACCCGACGCCGTTTGTGAATAAGGTGGAAGCCGCGCAGATTGCGCTGGAACAGGCGAAACTGAGCAACCAGCAGTTGGATGCGCAGATCGTCGCCGCGCAGGCAAATCTGAAAACCGCGCAGTTCACCGCCCGCAACGATCGCGTGACCTACGAGCGTTACCAGCGTTTAAGCACGATGCAGAACGTTTCGCAGTCGGATCTCGATAAGGTGCGTACCACCTGGCAGACCAGCGAGCAGTCAGTAAGTGCGCTTAACGCGTCTATCCATAACCTGCAAATTCAGCGCGGTGAGCGCGATAACCATCGCAACGTCACCATTCAGAAATACCAGAATGCGCTGGAAGAGGCGCAGCTCAATCTTGGCTGGACGAAAATCCGCGCCGAAGAAGATGGTACGGTGAGTAACCTGCAGTTAAGCCCTGGCCTGTATGCCAGCGCCGGGACGGCGGTGATGGCGGTCGTGAACGAACATACCGACATCGTCGCCGATTTTCGCGAAAAAAGCCTGCGTCACACCAAAACCGGCACCGATGCTGCTGTGGTATTTGATGCGCTACCCGGCAAAGTCTTTAGCGCAAAAGTGACCAGCAGCGACGCCGGGATCTTAGCCGGTCAGGAAGCGGTAAACGGCCAGCTTTCCCAGCCGGATACCTCCACGCGTTGGGTGCGTGATGCCCAGCGTATGCGCATTCACGTGGCTTTGGATGAACCGCTTGAGCAAACATTGCCGACCGGCGCCCGCGCCACCGTTCAGCTTTATAACAGCGATGGACCGTTCGCCCGCTTTTTCTCCGGGGCGCAAATCCATCTTGTGAGCCTGTTGCACTATGTCTATTAA
- a CDS encoding MarR family winged helix-turn-helix transcriptional regulator, with translation MTEDELFARRPMGMRMAMVVRQWRGIIDRAITDTGLTQSSWTVLMQLQQLGDNVSVSELAEVQGIELPPLMRTLTLLEQQGYLLRTVSPYDKRIRLLTLTPEGQAVLQRLTRVIEDFQTRVSENIPPEQIALFSETLNHIACNLRMLREENNKTE, from the coding sequence ATGACTGAAGATGAATTGTTTGCCCGCAGGCCGATGGGGATGCGGATGGCGATGGTTGTTCGCCAGTGGCGGGGCATCATCGATCGGGCGATCACCGACACCGGGTTAACGCAATCGAGCTGGACGGTGCTGATGCAGCTTCAGCAACTGGGCGACAATGTGTCAGTCAGCGAACTGGCGGAAGTGCAGGGCATTGAACTGCCGCCGCTGATGCGCACGCTGACGCTACTGGAACAGCAAGGTTACCTGCTGCGCACGGTGTCGCCGTATGACAAGCGCATTCGCCTGCTGACGCTCACGCCGGAAGGTCAGGCGGTGCTGCAACGGCTGACGCGGGTTATTGAAGATTTTCAGACCCGCGTTTCCGAAAACATCCCGCCGGAACAGATCGCTCTGTTCAGCGAAACCCTGAATCACATTGCCTGCAATTTGCGGATGCTCCGCGAAGAAAATAATAAAACCGAATAA
- a CDS encoding DUF1127 domain-containing protein, giving the protein MEFYENRSKRPFIGLVWLWQALRKWYDRERTRRVLDRMSDAQLKDVGLSRDDYR; this is encoded by the coding sequence ATGGAATTTTACGAAAACCGTTCAAAAAGGCCGTTTATCGGGCTGGTATGGCTGTGGCAGGCGCTACGAAAATGGTACGACCGCGAGCGTACGCGCCGCGTGCTCGACAGGATGAGCGATGCGCAGCTGAAAGATGTTGGGCTGAGCAGGGATGATTATCGGTAA
- a CDS encoding PLP-dependent aminotransferase family protein — protein MTRYQHLANLLAERIEQGLYRAGEKLPSVRTLSQEHGVSISTVQQAYQTLETLRLITPQPRSGYFVASRKAQPPVPAMSRPVQRPVEVTQWDQVLEMLEARRDKEIILFGGGSPDVTQPSLKPLWREMSRVVQHHPTEILNYDELAGRRELREQVARLMLDGGSTVTADDVVITSGCHSGLSIALLAVCKPGDIVAVESPTFYGTMQLLRGFGIKAIEIPTDPESGISIEALELALEQWPIKGVILVPNCNNPLGFIMPEARKRAVLALAQRHDIVIFEDDIYGELAMEYPRPRTIHSFDIDGRVLLCSSFTKTVAPGLRVGWIVPGRYRDRVMHMKYASSGTTPPATQLAVATFVREGHYHRHVRRMRQIYQNNMETYTCWLRQYFPCGICVTRPLGGYMLWVELPEVVDMVCVAKQLCRLKIQVAPGSLFSASGKYRNCLRINCALPTTEKHRRVMEQLGETVHRAMDQDANA, from the coding sequence ATGACGCGTTATCAACATCTGGCCAATCTTCTGGCAGAACGTATTGAGCAGGGCCTGTATCGCGCGGGCGAAAAGCTGCCCTCGGTGCGAACATTGAGTCAGGAACACGGTGTCAGCATCAGCACCGTTCAGCAGGCGTACCAGACGCTGGAAACGCTGCGGCTGATCACGCCACAGCCGCGCTCGGGCTATTTCGTGGCGTCGCGTAAAGCACAGCCGCCGGTGCCAGCGATGAGCCGCCCGGTGCAGCGCCCGGTGGAGGTTACCCAGTGGGATCAGGTGCTGGAGATGCTGGAAGCGCGTCGCGATAAAGAGATTATTCTCTTTGGCGGTGGTTCGCCAGATGTCACCCAGCCCAGCCTGAAACCGCTGTGGCGCGAGATGAGCCGCGTGGTGCAGCACCATCCGACAGAAATTCTGAACTACGACGAGCTGGCCGGGCGACGCGAGCTGCGCGAACAGGTGGCGCGCCTGATGCTGGATGGCGGGTCAACCGTAACCGCCGACGATGTGGTCATCACCAGCGGGTGTCATAGCGGGCTGTCGATTGCCTTGCTGGCGGTGTGCAAACCGGGCGATATCGTCGCCGTGGAATCGCCGACTTTTTACGGCACCATGCAGTTGCTACGCGGTTTTGGCATTAAAGCGATTGAAATCCCGACCGATCCCGAAAGCGGTATCAGCATCGAAGCGCTGGAACTGGCGCTGGAACAGTGGCCGATCAAGGGCGTGATTCTGGTGCCCAACTGCAATAATCCGCTCGGTTTTATTATGCCGGAAGCACGTAAACGCGCGGTGCTGGCGCTGGCGCAGCGTCACGATATTGTGATTTTTGAAGATGATATTTACGGCGAGCTGGCGATGGAGTACCCGCGCCCGCGCACCATTCATTCGTTCGATATTGATGGCCGCGTGCTGCTGTGCAGCTCGTTTACCAAAACCGTGGCGCCGGGCCTGCGGGTTGGCTGGATTGTACCGGGCCGCTATCGTGATCGGGTGATGCACATGAAATATGCATCGAGCGGCACTACCCCGCCCGCCACGCAGCTCGCCGTGGCAACCTTTGTACGCGAGGGTCACTATCACCGCCACGTCCGGCGCATGCGGCAGATTTATCAGAACAATATGGAAACCTACACCTGCTGGCTGCGTCAGTATTTTCCCTGCGGGATTTGCGTTACCCGCCCGCTCGGCGGCTACATGCTGTGGGTAGAGCTACCGGAAGTGGTGGATATGGTCTGCGTCGCCAAACAGCTCTGCCGCCTGAAGATTCAGGTGGCGCCGGGTTCACTGTTTTCCGCCTCGGGAAAATACCGCAACTGCCTGCGCATCAATTGCGCGCTGCCCACCACCGAGAAGCATCGACGGGTGATGGAACAGCTCGGCGAGACCGTACATCGGGCGATGGATCAGGACGCAAACGCGTAA
- a CDS encoding YebF family protein, with product MRKALRNTLRVPILLALSVGVLFLLLPIQESESATECRRSLTRQAKNLVQEDYLKSRFPYWQIEKKMLGTLTPNLSFGKVTIEDDAYHVPFTAVGPDATLVRVGIIDCKLQDIDYAFAS from the coding sequence ATGAGAAAAGCACTGCGTAATACTCTCCGGGTTCCGATTCTGCTGGCCCTCTCGGTGGGCGTTTTATTTCTCCTGCTTCCCATTCAGGAGAGCGAATCGGCGACGGAATGCCGCCGTAGCCTGACCCGGCAGGCGAAAAATCTGGTACAGGAGGATTATCTGAAGAGTCGTTTTCCCTACTGGCAGATTGAAAAGAAAATGCTGGGCACGCTGACGCCCAACTTAAGCTTTGGCAAAGTGACGATTGAAGACGACGCCTATCACGTGCCGTTCACCGCCGTGGGGCCCGACGCCACGCTGGTGCGCGTCGGGATTATTGACTGTAAACTCCAGGACATTGATTACGCGTTTGCGTCCTGA
- the trpS gene encoding tryptophan--tRNA ligase: protein MNKPTILTGDRPTGPLHLGHYVGSLRQRVALQHDHQQYVLIADLQGLTDNGSNPQKIHDNIPEVLADYLAAGIDPRLTTICLQSALPALAELTVLYMNIVTVARVERNPTVKNEIAQKGFARSLPVGFMVYPISQAADITAFKAGLVPVGDDQLPMIEQTNEIVHKMNSLLSTPVLRHCQAMLSQTSRLPGIDGNAKMSKSLGNTLTLSASEEEIHKAVCAMYTDPNHLRVSDPGCVEGNVVFTYLDAFHPDTAKVAAMKTHYQQGGLGDRVCKNELETCLQELIAPMRERRNTFIQDKGALMAILREGSERAREVTQATLDEVKRGLGLPMLG, encoded by the coding sequence ATGAACAAACCTACGATTCTCACCGGTGACCGCCCCACCGGCCCACTGCATTTGGGTCATTACGTCGGTTCGCTGCGCCAGCGCGTGGCATTGCAGCATGACCATCAACAATATGTGCTGATTGCCGACCTTCAGGGGCTGACGGACAACGGCAGTAACCCGCAGAAAATCCACGATAATATTCCGGAAGTGCTGGCAGACTATCTGGCCGCAGGTATCGACCCTCGCCTCACCACGATCTGCCTGCAATCCGCCCTGCCCGCGCTGGCAGAACTTACCGTGCTGTATATGAACATCGTCACCGTCGCGCGCGTTGAGCGTAACCCGACGGTCAAAAATGAGATTGCCCAGAAAGGGTTTGCCCGCTCATTGCCGGTCGGATTTATGGTCTACCCCATCAGCCAGGCGGCCGATATTACCGCCTTCAAGGCCGGGCTGGTGCCGGTAGGCGATGACCAGTTGCCAATGATTGAGCAGACCAATGAGATCGTCCACAAGATGAATAGTCTGCTGAGCACCCCGGTGCTGCGCCACTGCCAGGCGATGCTCAGCCAGACCAGCCGCCTGCCGGGCATCGACGGTAATGCCAAGATGTCCAAATCGCTGGGCAATACGCTAACCCTTTCTGCCAGCGAGGAAGAAATTCACAAGGCCGTTTGCGCAATGTACACCGACCCGAACCACCTCCGGGTAAGCGATCCGGGCTGTGTGGAGGGGAATGTGGTCTTTACTTATCTGGATGCGTTTCATCCTGACACGGCGAAAGTCGCGGCGATGAAAACACACTATCAACAGGGCGGGCTCGGCGATCGCGTTTGCAAGAACGAACTGGAAACCTGTTTACAGGAGTTGATTGCGCCGATGCGCGAACGGCGGAACACGTTTATTCAGGATAAAGGCGCGCTGATGGCGATATTGCGTGAAGGGAGTGAGCGAGCGCGGGAAGTGACGCAGGCGACGCTTGATGAGGTAAAACGCGGGCTGGGGCTGCCGATGCTGGGTTGA
- a CDS encoding HNH endonuclease — protein MPGAQFLSQKVLAMKTAKYGDDITLNKPLLVLYALSQYKKGHGCLFDYASEVKPNLRELLKRYGPERSAYATDMPFWRLRHDGFWQLKNAELCSSQGTREPKESELKAFQVAGGFDDPSFAFLKQHPSYIDTLAFDVARAFIPAQHQQALMKELGFSAHKMPEPSSKITIIQRDIALLEKDASLDATTRQRLINARLGQGQFRSGCLNLYPACPVTHFAFQPLLRASHIKPWTDCATSTERLDPFNGIMLAAHIDVLFDGGWISFADQGDVIVSNRLDYETYKALNLPGRISPFPERSLEYLEWHRSVVFED, from the coding sequence ATGCCTGGAGCACAGTTCCTCAGCCAAAAAGTTCTGGCAATGAAAACCGCCAAATACGGCGATGACATCACGTTAAACAAGCCGCTGTTGGTGCTTTATGCCCTCTCGCAGTACAAAAAAGGGCATGGCTGCTTGTTTGATTATGCCAGCGAGGTGAAGCCGAACCTTCGTGAGCTGTTGAAGCGCTATGGGCCGGAGCGTAGCGCTTATGCCACTGATATGCCATTCTGGCGTCTGCGTCACGATGGTTTTTGGCAGCTTAAAAATGCAGAACTTTGCTCTTCACAAGGTACCCGTGAACCAAAAGAGTCGGAACTTAAGGCGTTTCAGGTGGCTGGCGGGTTCGATGACCCCAGCTTTGCATTTCTGAAGCAGCATCCCTCGTATATCGATACGTTAGCCTTTGATGTCGCCCGCGCATTTATTCCTGCGCAGCATCAACAAGCGTTAATGAAAGAGCTGGGGTTTAGCGCGCATAAGATGCCTGAACCCTCCAGTAAGATTACGATTATTCAGCGCGATATCGCGCTTTTAGAAAAAGATGCCTCTCTGGATGCGACAACGCGTCAACGTTTGATCAACGCCCGCCTGGGCCAGGGCCAGTTCCGCTCTGGCTGCCTGAATCTCTATCCCGCTTGCCCGGTCACTCATTTCGCATTTCAACCTTTGCTGCGCGCCAGTCATATCAAACCGTGGACTGATTGTGCGACATCTACGGAGAGACTGGATCCGTTTAATGGGATCATGTTGGCTGCGCATATTGATGTGTTGTTTGATGGGGGGTGGATCTCCTTTGCCGACCAGGGCGATGTTATTGTCAGCAATCGGCTTGATTATGAAACGTATAAGGCGCTGAATTTGCCGGGGAGGATTAGTCCGTTTCCGGAGAGATCGCTGGAGTATCTGGAGTGGCATAGGAGTGTGGTGTTTGAGGATTGA